The genomic stretch ccaaagggtactcaaaagaatgaaatttggcagatggatgtgttccactttgaaaaatttggaaaattaaaatatgtaatcaCACCATTGACATGTagtcaggttttcaatgggcaactactTTAAGCTCAGGAAAAGCTGATTCAGtgatcacacatttattagaagttatggccatcacgAGTATACCTgtgcaaataaagacagataatggtccagcatatatatctctaggaaaatgaaacagttttttgcttattataatattaaaaatattacaggTATATCATACAATCCTATAGGttaagcagttatagaaagatcaaatcgaactataaaggataggttaaacaaagagaaaggggtggaaaatgttcccagaaatagattacataacgctttattgactttgaattttcttaacactaatgagaaagggacaacagcagcagaaagagactggataatgaaaaagtctgctgaattaagtcaaccagtttatttcaaggatgtgctgaccttgcaatggaagccaggagatgtgcctcgttgggaaaggggttttgctcttatttctacaggagaagaaaatgtgTGAATAACACtgaaattaataaaggttcagtttgaagaggagaaacttcATCCAAAATGATGATAACCATCAGgtgataagaaaaacatataggatgGGGCAGGATTCTGTTCTTATCTTCACAGAGAAACATGCATCTTCAAAGAATTCAAGGGACCCtagatgtttgaatgctgagagctggaaaaataactatctaataaggatcatcaagaaaatcGGAATTGTTCTCTAAGTATGGATATCAAGAATATagacttatatatttatatatttataaatatatagagctggttttggagttggacactgaCTCGGTCCCtttctaattccaagcctgttgttaagagaaaagcCCAGAATTTCTGaatcatgtcaggagccatgatatgggacacaaagaaaaaagaattaagaaaaaaacatctttattttttctgtctttatcatacccttcattgaatatatgtctttatatttctatataaataatgaataagTATTCAACAATTAACAatgaatttttctgcagtaagctttgaagtttccaggaagaagatgaggcccaacaacaacaactccacctgattgatatgatgtcatgatactgatagcactactacaagacctgttttgggtactaGCTtcacaagatggttccaacttgctagctgaaatggtgcacatcttttacaatgttctggccagacctccacaaaatagtcagagactatttgcaatcttACCAAACATTTATCTTGAAAcctaaccatcattttactttcacaggatacCGTAGAAAGAACAttacccccatgacagctggaagtaattctagaagatgacattccctctcccagcaaagtttgtcctcagggttggggacatcatttaggggttgctTATAATTGGTATACGGCTGAGGGTTGGGAGAAATTTTATAAGATCAGggatctttttgtttaaaaaggggaaaattggatgatgggataatagattggtttgtgagttattatttatagacaattacattgATATAGGTTCTTGTATATTGAAACAACGTTAaataatattgaatattgtatgcatgcatgcttatacctctgtttaaaacatttttatatattgatatatatttacaatattgcagtgtacatttctacctctgatccagatacttatacattgtttacatttggaggtcatttcctcatttattgcacaattGTTTGTTgccttaatctttaagttatataggtattaagaattatagatcaatattcatctatgtttgtcatacttatagttagactaatcaagttctttagatacatagagattatttTCTTCATAGACAATCTTCAACAACTTCAAAGAACTgtataaaatgacatttaaataacttagagttctgttgaagtgagacataattgcttttggcagcaccaatcttttcccaagagaacattgagcacaaaagacactccacctggagtttgttttcttcttggcagaactggcctttgggcaaagaaatgctcatacctcaaccactgacaaagatacatagtatctgtaaatggataaaacaggactgtcaaatTTTACCAAGATAGGGTAAggtagttttgaaaagttttttgcctttgaaaatggtctgtcaatcaTTTTAGGCCATAGggaaagttggttgcttcaacgctgcaaatgagactttgggtgattgcccaggtagccagttatcACTGtaatttgttgcacattttggaagttgcttgattgcacttcctgcttactcaagtagtattgtttcccttctcagatctttgatggggttgaagattagtcatagttaccttgctcatgatttagccaagcttaattCCAAtgcaagatttagactccttgaaatagaatgtttagtaaaacatttgttatgtgttccttgcttaatattgctcatattgtttgtaattttatatttggtatctgtttctattgtatatagttgtattgggtttggaccgatcttgtttagacaaaagggagaggtgattgtggaagctctgttaaccaatcacctttaagaagtggaacctagttaaggtgtggctacctggagcccaggaagaaaactgggaCAGACCAGGTGCATACTCTCTCTGCATGATTCCCACGGGACACAGTAGAACTCAGACTTCCCATTCTTATGGTGTAAGTTTCCTcttataacaatttaaaaaatattgttgtttatctttaagctggcatggttatttcccaaatcaagCGAACAGTTACAATGGCCctctggcaaagtttcagcaagcTCCAGCAGAGTTGTCTGTCCCTAGCAGGCTTCTAACTtactctggcttctctctctctctctctctctctctctctctctctctctctctctctctctctctctctctctctctctctctctctctctctctctctccctctctctctttgtgtgtgtgtgttggggggtctctctgtgtctctctctcagtctcttttagtctctctcagtctctcagtctctctcagtctcgctctctctctctctctctatatatatatatgtgtgtgtgtgtgtgtgtgtgtgtgtgtgtgtgtgtgtgtgtttgtatgtatgtatatcttctATCCAGGTGATATTCtgctaagctattgaccaaaagcaacttcttaattaatcaataaaattaacacatatacagaagaacttcccacatcacagagttcctcagtttgttttctctattttatgtTGTCTCTAGtttatgttgtctttttttcaattttcaagtctttaattgttttttttttttctcacctgtttgctttctcttagttttctttaaggtatttgttgatttcttccaatttttttgtttgccttttcctccatttttgagagaatttttttcatttcctctttaaggtcctcaaacattttcctaaagttatttttaggtcatttttttctgtgtcatcTGTATTGGGATGTTCAAGTCTCACTGTTGTACAGCCATAAGTTTTTGTTGGTACCATGTTGCTCTTTGTAATATTGAGTGCATTCTTACCTGGTTACTTATCCTTTCCTTTAATTGGTTTAGTTGGGACTGTTTCTCTGTTGATCACTCTTCCAGGTGCTGATGGATCCAAGGATCAGGTGGTTGTTACTCATAGTGGAGTTGCGGCCAGGGTTCCAGACACCTTGAAGATCACTCAGAATTCCCAGAGGTTGCTAGGTTCTTTCAGAGGTCATTCAGACTTGCTCCCAGGGAGGTCACTGGCCTGgtcctgcttctgtggaggtcaCTATCTCAGGTCTGGTCACTGGCTTGGATCTGCTCTTGTGtaggttgctggcttgggcctaTTCCAGCAGAAGTCGCTCACAGTCACACATTTTAATATGTAGGTCATCAATGCACAATATATCATTATTAAATACTAGAAatgtacttattttgtttttacttatgtgtatatgtgtatatctgtgtgtgtgcagacgcCCACCAAAGTCAGAAGAGTTTGTCAAACTGGAGATATAGGTGTTTATATGCTACTCAATATGAGTGCTcaaaactgaacttgggtcctgtgaAATCAGTAAGAGCTATTAACTATTGTTCCTATttcccaccctgccccccacATCTCAATGAGTCCATCTTAGatgtctttttttataatttccattCCACGGAATTTCAGGCAGTTTCCTtggagccctccttgttacttagtttctctgggtctgtggattgtatcatggttatcctttatagttaatatctacttataatagagaacataccatgtttctctttttgagtctgggctgcctcactcagtatgattttaTCTAGCCTGAACTATCTATCTCCTGTAAcaaggcaagacttccagtggagggttTGGGGGAACCAACTTAGCCACAAAACATTCAACCTACAGTTTTTCCtacctacaagatgtgctggctCAAAAGTGCTTCAAAGTTGTAGGAGGGGCCAACCAATGAATAGTACAACTGGGAGCTATGCTATTGAAGGAAGCCAagccctgacactgcctggaggaccAAAAGCTGATGTGAgactcccctctgtgtgttgtgattaacattaatgaataaagagactgctttggaAATATAGAAaagcagaatttaggtaggcagggaaagcaaagctgaatgctgggagaaaagaggaagagtcaAAGATATcatggagccacagccagagtcagacatgccaaaactttgccgggAAGCCACTgttacatggcaatacacagattaatggagatggattaaattaatatgaagagttagccaatagtaagctaaaactaatgggccaagcagtgatttaaataatatggcttctgtgtgattactctGGGTCTGAGCAGTAAGGAACTAACTAGAGGCTTTCTCTAACAAGAAACCAGAAGCTAGATAGTTCAGAAGCCTAGGATAGAACCAATCATCACTGGgggaaaaagtcaatgaaatgattcttaattgTCAAAACTCATTGGTGCTTAGCTTTATAGCCATCAGAaatgcttcctccagcaacttatggaaacagatATAAatacccatagccaaacatttgGCGTAGCtaagggaatcctgcagaagaatgGGAGAAAGAATTTTAGGAGTCTGAGTGTTCAAGAACaccataagaaaacccacagaataaaCTAGCCTGGGCACATAGGGGACCATAGATATTGAACTGACAACTagggagccttcatgggactTCCATATGCACTCTACATTTATTCTATACTTTGTACCTTCATCTTCTTGTGTGACTCCAAGCAGTGGGAGCACAGACTGTGACACTTTGTCTGTTTGTGGGATCCTTTTCCTCATACACTATGTTACCTTGTTCAGCCTCAAAACAAAGAGAGGTACCTAGtattactgcaacttgatatgtaaTGTTTTGCTGATATCCATCAAAGCGCTGCCCTTTTCTGATTTGAAATGAAAGAGGagtagaaagaagaagagagaggaggtgaaggagggaggggactgggaggaaaagagggaggggacagaacaagtgagacataaaaataaagaaaagctattAACTGTTGGGCTTCTCTCCAGACATTATATACTACTCCAAACATTacataatatcttttttttaatataagaaacagattatttatttttgttgtacaTATTTGCTTTAAGTCAGTGAATTTCTGAGCCAGGTTCAGGTAGCTGAAGGGCCTTTATGAGGAGATTATATTGTTTGCACCCAAGGTATGCGGCAAGCACAGTCTGAAGTACAATGGGAAATACCATCTTTCTACAGACAGGCTTAGAAACTGTAATCCAGTAATTTAAGAAGTTTCCTTTCTGTGGCAGAGGGCTTGATTCATACCTGGCAGCAAGGCCTCCATTCACAGGAATAGCCAAAAGGACAGGATATACACCACCCATACCAAAACCGACCAGTGCACCCCGGGTCATGGCACAGGCCTCAAAGTTCAAGTCACCTTCATTCAAAGGTAAACTTACAAAACCTGTGAAAGTCAGGCTCGCCGTCATAAATGGCATCAAGGCCATTGGTAAGCTAGAAGCTAGCCGAGCTTGTGTCACATGCAGGATGCGCCAGAAAAGACTGTTTGCTATTAGGCCACTGAAAGCAGCATTAAGTCCGACATATATGGATCCATGTTGAAGCAGATACCTTTCTGATTCCGGAAGTTGTTTAATTTTTCTGGATatgatattaaatattaagtCGTCTTTGATAGTACTTTGTTTATGCTCTTCCATCTTGGATGCTCCGCCGGATGAGCGGCACCTTATGCCCTCCTTCCAGCCGCCGGTGCTTTCCTAGGGTCTCCCGCGCCCAGGTTCACCACAACCTTCCCTCGGGTCGCTGGGGTGCCATCTTTGGCCGACACGTCATTACATAATATCTTAATATAGCAATAAGAAACACTatttccgccgggcggtggtggcgcacgcctttaatcccagcacacaggaggcagaggcaggcggatctctgtgagttcgaggccagcctggtctacaagagctaggtccaggacaggctctaaaaaagctgcagagaaaccctgtcttgaaaaaccaaaaaaaaaaaaaaaaaaaaaaaaaaaaaaagaaagaaaaaaaagaaaaaaaaggaacactaTTTCCTTTGTACTCACCTCTCCTGATGTTCTTTTCCCTCTATTACAGCCATAATTTTTTCtggtgttatttctttttctggtgtgtaCATTATAGTGAAGGGCTGCTGGAGATGGCAATGCTAGACACAACTGTATGGAACAATCACACTCATTTTTTGCCAGTTGTGGTAAATTTCTTACATGCTTGACAATCTGTAAATAGTGGAAGGGATGTAGGAGAGACCAGTGTCATAAAAGACAAGAGTTCTGGTACTATCCTTCTACCAGGAGATCAGATGGGCTCAGTACCAGTGAGCCCAGGCTGTTTGAGAGAAGCAAGAAATGTAAGCTTAAAACAGGGACTCTAGCTCTTAAAAGACCATGCTGAAACATTTATGGGGAAAGAATTCCCTTGTCATAATTATTTCATGATCAAAAGGCTTAACTATAAAATAAGTGACAGCTCATACATTGCCTTTTCTTTAAGATAGCAAACTAATTCAATATGTTTTAGAAATGCCATTACAATATCCAAACAAACGCTAAATTCTCTGTGAAGGAATCATTTCCACTCTTgtacaaacaacaaaatcagaaGGTTCTGTAGTCTGCTTACAGCACTGATTAAGACCACCAGTTGCTTCTTCTCTGGGGTCTCCCTTCCAGGAAGATGGAGCTCACTCCCCACAATCATCCATCTCCTCTCTGCTTTTTCATAGACGTGACTCCATCAAGGTCCAAGAACTCCGCCACTCATCTGCTTGGTAGAGTTTGGTGAAGCATGGCTCTATCATgtgaaataaaagtataaaatgcagATCAGTGCTACAGTGTGCAAATGGGATTGGTTTTTGATATGTCAGAGTTCATGCTATTATTTAATTAACCATATGTAATCATTAAGATTCATTGTCAAAATGGAATGTGCCAGAACAAAATGAGGGATTGCGAAATATAAAGTGAATGCAACCTGTACAAATGGAAAGGAGGTTGTAGTGATTCATTAAGAGAATTTATGTCTTAATTATGTCAGTACAGAAGAAATGATCTATCCATTATAAAACACCTCCTTCTATTGCTCACAGAACTAATGTTTATGTTATGTGGTCATCATCATAGTATCTGCATAAAGAATAGAATGACATACTTTaataaatacaatcttttctgaACATCTAAATTTAAGACTTTGTCTGTACAAagacaatttaaattaaaatcctTTTAGATTCATAGCTTTGTTTTGAAATGACTCATAAAATGATTGCACTTTCCTAaatcaatattttgaaaattttagtccattattttattgattgatttttattgagctctacatttttcattactcccctctctttctcttccctccccttcaactctcttccatggtccccatgctagcaatttactcaggagatcttgtagttttctccttcccatgtggataagatccatgtatgtctctcttagggtcctcattgttgtataggttctctgggattgtgatttgtaggctggttttctttgctttatgttttaaaaccacatatgagtgtgtacatatgataattgtctttctgtgtctgggttacctcactcaaaatggtatcttctaggtccatccatttgcctgcaaatttcaaaatgttggtagtactccattgtgtaaatgtaccacatcttccttattcattctttggttgaggggcatttaggttgtttacaggtacTGGCTGTgacaaagaatgctgctatgaacataattgaacacatgtccttgtggcacaattgagcatcctttctaTATATACCCAAGGgtagtatttctgggtcttgaggtaggttccttcctaattttctgagaaatcaccatactgatatccaaagtgttGTACCAGCCTACATTCCCACCTGCAGTGCAGAAATGTCCCCTTTacaccacaacctctctagcataagttgtcatcagtggttttgaccttggccatttcTACAGgaataagatggaatctcagagttgttttgatttgcatttctctgatgactaaggatgacatttccttaagtgttcttcagtcattttagatatctctgttgagaattctctggttagttctgtactacatttttttcctcatttttttattaaagatttccatatccttccctcctcctcccccttccctcccctcccttccacccatactcccactccacccctctccaagacaaagagccatcagggatcccttcactatgttaagtccaaggtcctcccagctccccctaagtccaggaaggtgagcaaccaaactgacaagg from Arvicola amphibius chromosome 12, mArvAmp1.2, whole genome shotgun sequence encodes the following:
- the LOC119803080 gene encoding transmembrane protein 126A-like gives rise to the protein MEEHKQSTIKDDLIFNIISRKIKQLPESERYLLQHGSIYVGLNAAFSGLIANSLFWRILHVTQARLASSLPMALMPFMTASLTFTGFVSLPLNEGDLNFEACAMTRGALVGFGMGGVYPVLLAIPVNGGLAARYESSPLPQKGNFLNYWITVSKPVCRKMVFPIVLQTVLAAYLGCKQYNLLIKALQLPEPGSEIH